One Tachysurus vachellii isolate PV-2020 chromosome 18, HZAU_Pvac_v1, whole genome shotgun sequence DNA segment encodes these proteins:
- the LOC132860882 gene encoding prolyl endopeptidase-like — MAFKYPEARRDENKVDDYHGVKISDPYWWLEDPDSEETKAFVEEQNKLSLPFLDQCEIREKFHQRLTELYNYPKYSCPYKRGDRYFYFHNKGLQNQDVLYVQDSLNSPASVFFDPNKLSEDGTVALKMGRLSEECEYFAYGLSSAGSDWVTVKFMKADDVTQLPDVLERVKFSCLAWSHDARGIFYNCYPLQQGKADGTETTTNLNQKLYYHVIGTSQSEDVLVAEFPEHPKWCSSVTISDDGRYAILSITEGCEPVNQLWYCDLHQLPNGISGLLPWVKLVDTFEAQYSYVTNEGTVFTFQTNLEAPRYCVINIDLQKPERENWSTLIPEHDKDVLGFVECVNQNFLLLNYLHDVKDTLHLYELASGRWVRELPLDVGTVVGISCKKKHTDFFYKFTSFTTPGIIYHYDLSKPEAEPTVFRQVEVKGVQFSDYQTTQVFYPSKDGTKIPMFLVHARGLQKDGSHPVFLYGYGGFENSIQPYYNTANLLFVRHLGGILAVANIRGGGEYGQTWHKAGNLANKQNCFDDFQCAAEFLIQQKFTTENRIAINGASNGGLLVAACVNQRPDLFGCAVAEVGVMDMLKFHKFTIGHAWTTDYGCADDPEQFKWLIKYSPLHNLPSVDSEGPPFPAILLLTADHDDRVVPLHTLKYTATLQYGVGRRANQKQPLLVRVDTRSGHGAGKPTAKAILEDTHIFSFIAQTLGLCWRE, encoded by the exons ATGGCTTTCAAATACCCGGAAGCACGAAGAGACGAGAATAAG GTGGATGATTATCATGGTGTAAAGATCTCTGATCCGTACTGGTGGCTGGAGGATCCTGATAGTGAGGAGACCAAG gcatttGTAGAGGAGCAGAATAAACTCTCCCTACCGTTCCTGGATCAGTGTGAGATCCGAGAGAAGTTTCATCAACGACTCACTGAACTGTACAACTACCCCAAATACAGCTGCCCCTATAAGAGAGGAGACAG GTATTTTTACTTCCATAACAAAGGTCTGCAGAATCAGGACGTGTTGTACGTACAGGACTCTCTAAACAGTCCGGCTTCTGTTTTCTTTGATCCCAACAAGCTGTCTGAGGATGGAACTGTGGCTCTAAAAA tgggtCGTCTGTCGGAGGAGTGTGAGTATTTTGCGTATGGTCTGAGCAGCGCCGGTTCTGATTGGGTGACGGTGAAGTTTATGAAGGCTGATGATGTCACTCAACTTCCTGATGTTCTGGAGAGAGTGAAGTTCAGCTGCCTCGCCTGGAGCCACGACGCCAGGGGCATCTTTTACAACTGCTACCCCCTGCAACAGGGCAAGGCTGATG GCACCGAAACGACCACTAACCTGAACCAGAAACTCTACTATCATGTGATCGGCACCAGCCAATCAGAGGATGTGTTGGTGGCCGAGTTCCCAGAGCATCCGAAATGGTGCAGCAGCGTCACT aTATCAGATGATGGACGTTACGCCATCTTGTCCATCACTGAAGGTTGTGAGCCTGTAAACCAGTTGTGGTACTGTGACTTACACCAGCTACCCAATGGCATCTCAG GTTTGTTGCCGTGGGTGAAGCTGGTGGATACGTTCGAGGCGCAGTACTCCTACGTCACCAATGAGGGCACTGTGTTCACCTTCCAAACCAACCTGGAAGCTCCGCGTTACTGCGTCATCAACATCGACCTGCagaaaccagagagagagaactggagCACACTGATACCTGAACATGACAAAGATGTCCTGG GTTTTGTGGAATGTGTGAATCAGAACTTCCTGCTTCTAAATTACTTACATGACGTGAAGGACACGCTGCACCTGTATGAGCTCGCGAGCGGCCGCTGGGTTCGTGAGCTGCCTCTAGACGTGGGCACGGTGGTGGGGATCAGCTGCAAGAAGAAACACACCGACTTCTTCTACAAATTCACCTCCTTCACCACACCTG gaatcaTCTACCACTATGACCTGAGTAAACCAGAGGCAGAGCCCACAGTGTTCAGACAGGTGGAGGTGAAGGGCGTGCAGTTCTCTGATTATCAGACCacccag gttTTCTATCCTAGTAAAGATGGCACAAAGATCCCGATGTTCCTGGTTCACGCTCGGGGTTTACAGAAGGACGGTTCACACCCTGTATTTCTGTACGGATACGGAGGCTTCGAGAACTCCATTCAACCCTACTACAA cacaGCTAACCTGCTCTTCGTCAGACACCTTGGTGGGATTCTGGCTGTGGCAAACATTCGAGGAGGAGGAGAATACGGTCAGACGTGGCACAAAG cggGAAACTTGGCCAATAAGCAGAATTGTTTCGATGACTTTCAGTGTGCGGCTGAGTTTCTGATCCAGCAGAAGTTCACCACAGAGAACCGCATCGCCATCAACGGAGCGTCCAATGGGGGACTGCTCGTGg CTGCTTGTGTGAACCAGCGTCCTGATCTGTTCGGCTGTGCTGTGGCTGAGGTTGGAGTCATGGACATGCTGAAGTTTCACAAGTTCACCATTGGTCACGCCTGGACCACCGACTACGGCTGTGCAGACGACCCTGAGCAGTTCAAATGGCTCATCAA gtactcACCCCTCCATAACCTCCCATCTGTGGATTCTGAAGGTCCTCCCTTTCCAGCCATTCTGCTCCTGACAGCAGATCACGATGACCGTGTGGTTCCTCTACACACACTGAAGTATACGGCGACGCTGCAGTACGGCGTGGGCCGCagagccaatcagaaacaaCCGCTCCTGGTCCGAGTGGACACGCGCTCTGGGCACGGAGCCGGAAAACCCACCGCCAAGGCCATCCTGGAGGACACACACATCTTCTCTTTCATAGCTCAGACACTCGGCCTCTgctggagagagtga